A portion of the Oncorhynchus masou masou isolate Uvic2021 chromosome 11, UVic_Omas_1.1, whole genome shotgun sequence genome contains these proteins:
- the LOC135548191 gene encoding procathepsin L-like — protein MTALYLAVLVLCVSAVCAAPRFDSQLEDHWHLWKNWHSKNYHEREEGWRRMVWEKNLKKIEIHNLEHTMGKHSYRLGMNHFGDMTNEEFRQTMNGYKQTTERKFKGSLFMEPNYLQAPKAVDWREKGYVTPVKDQGSCGSCWAFSTTGAMEGQQFRKTGKLVSLSEQNLVDCSRPEGNEGCNGGLMDQAFQYIQDNAGLDTEESYPYVGTDEDPCHYKPEFSAANETGFVDIPSGKEHALMKAVAAVGPVSVAIDAGHESFQFYESGIYYEKECSSEELDHGVLVVGYGFEGEDVDGKKYWIVKNSWSEKWGDKGYIYMAKDRKNHCGIATASSYPLV, from the exons ATGACAGCACTGTACTTGGCAGTGTTGGTGCTCTGTGTAAGTGCTGTGTGTGCGGCTCCTAGGTTTGACTCTCAGTTGGAGGACCATTGGCACCTGTGGAAAAACTGGCACAGCAAGAACTACCATGAG agagaggagggctggaggaGGATGGTTTGGGAGAAAAACCTGAAGAAGATTGAGATTCACAACCTCGAACACACCATGGGAAAACACTCCTACCGTCTGGGCATGAACCACTTTGGTGACATG ACCAATGAAGAGTTCCGGCAGACGATGAACGGCTACAAGCAGACGACTGAAAGGAAGTTCAAGGGCTCTCTGTTCATGGAACCCAACTACCTGCAGGCACCTAAAGCTGTTGACTGGAGGGAAAAGGGCTATGTCACTCCCGTCAAGGACCAG GGATCATGTGGGTCTTGCTGGGCGTTCAGCACCACCGGGGCCATGGAGGGCCAGCAGTTCAGGAAGACTGGCAAGCTGGTGTCTCTGAGTGAACAGAACCTGGTGGACTGCTCCAGACCGGAGGGCAACGAGGGCTGTAACGGTGGGCTCATGGACCAGGCCTTCCAGTACATCCAGGACAACGCCGGCCTGGACACAGAGGAGTCCTACCCCTATGTCGGCACT GATGAGGACCCTTGCCACTACAAGCCAGAGTTCAGTGCTGCCAACGAGACTGGCTTTGTGGACATCCCCAGTGGCAAGGAGCATGCTTTGATGAAGGCTGTGGCTGCAGTCGGTCCTGTCTCTGTTGCCATTGATGCCGGCCACGAGTCCTTTCAGTTCTATGAGTCTG GGATCTACTATGAGAAGGAGTGCAGCAGTGAGGAGTTGGACCATGGTGTTCTAGTGGTGGGATATGGTTTTGAAGGAGAGGATGTGGATGGCAAGAAATACTGGATTGTCAAGAACAG CTGGAGTGAGAAATGGGGAGACAAAGGCTATATCTACATGGCCAAAGACAGGAAGAACCACTGTGGTATCGCCACGGCATCCAGCTACCCACTGGTCTAG